AACTCTCAATATGGAGGGTAATAGAAAGGAATTGTTTTGGGGCCAACGGGCATGTGTGAATTGGCTGTACTATGGTGAtcaaaatacatcattttaCCACAAATTTGCCACTTTTCGGAAGCATATGAATTTGGTAAGTTCTTTGGTGGATAATGATGGTCGTACTTGTATAGACATGGATGTTATGTTTGGGGTTCCCACTAGATATTTTCAGGGCCTTTTTACTTTGTTTAGGCCGgtgaattttgataatttgtttgACGACATTGATGTGCGTATTACTATTCGAAGAATGGGGTTTTGCTCTCTGATTTTACATCTCTAGAGATTAGGTTTGTCATTGATGGGATGTCTCCTTTGAAATCCCCAGATAGGGATGGATTCCCGGCTTTGTTTTTTTAGAAGTATAGGTATATCATTGACGCTGATGTCACAGATTATTCTTTGCAGGTGGTTCGAAGGGAGCTCCCTTTTTTGATATTAATGCCAcaaacttcattctttttcccaAGGTGCATAACCCTACGTAGATGTCACAATTCCGCCTGATTAGTCTTTGTTCCTTTCTTTACAAGATTATTTCTATAGTTTCGGGGAAGAGGTTTAAAAGAGTTTTGTCTGTTTGTATTGACAAGGCACAGAGTGCATTTGTTCCTGGCCGTTTTATCACTAATAACTTTCTAAATGCTTATGATGTGTTACATTCTTTTAAACACAAGCGACATGGGGTAGCCAATTCTTTTACGCTCAAAATCGACATGAGCAAGGCCTATGATCGGGTCGGGTGGGATTTTTTGGAGGCTATCATGTTGTGTACGAGTTTCGGTTTGAATAGTGTTTCTTTTATCATGGCTTGTATCCAAATGGTTTCTTATTCGGTGGTTCTCAATTGCCATTACAGAGAATCTTTTCAGCCGACGCGGGGTCTCTATAAGAGGGATCACCTTAGTCCTTTCCTCTTTTTGTTGTGCGGAGAGGGACTTTCTACTTTGTTCTAATTGGCCTTACAGGAGGGTTCTTTTATGGGTGTGTGTGTTGTCCGTATAGGTCCTCGTTTGAAACATCTTCGTTTTGCAAACGATTGTATGATTTTTGGTCTGGCATCTACTGATAGTGTTGCCACAGTCCACTCTATTTTGCAGGAATATAGGTGATGCACTGGAAAAGTggtgaatttttataaattagatATTTCTTTCAGCACGAATGTGGAGCATTCTATCAGTTCTAGCATCAGGTCGATTTTGGGTGTATGCACTGTTTATCAGATGGATAAATATTTGGGACTTCCCCAATGATTACAAGAAGCGGAAGACTTTCCAGCAATATAAGGATCGCTTTCATTAGTGTGTTGATAGTTGGAACCTATGTTACTTATCTTAGGGTGGTAGGGATGTTTTTGTATGTTCTGTTTTGTAAGCAATCCCAACGTTTGCAATACAATGCTTTTTATTTCCTTCCTCCCTTTGTGGGGCACTTGAAGGTATTATAAGTAGGTTCTGGTGGCAGATATCAGGGAGTCGACGGGGAATTCATTGGTGTTCTTGGTCTACGTTGAACGTATCTAAGTGTGATGGGGGTATGGGCTTTCATGATTTGGCTCAGTTTAATATTGCAGTCCTAGCTAAGCAGGGTTGGCTCTTATTAACAATTCTGAATTGTCCTATGAGTCAGGTTTTAAAAGCGCGTTAATTTCCTACTGTTGATTTTTTTAGAGCGGGCTTAGGGTTTCGCCCTTCTTATATTTGGCACAGTATCTGGTGTTCTCGAGTTAGAAAAGGGCCTTGGTTGGCGAGTGGGCAATGGTCACTCCATCTCTATTTGGAACGATGATTGGCTCCCAGGCATTGTTCCCGGTTGTATCGTAGACTCATATGTTAATACTAATCTTACTTGGATGAGTGATCTGATGTTACAGGATTTGGCTTAGTGGAATCATACCTTGGTCCGTGAGTTATTTTCGATCGTTGAGGCAGATCGCATTCTAAGCATTCCTTTCTCTCGTTCGGCTGGTGATGGTTTGGTGGTCTGGAAAGCCAATTCGACGGGTTGTTACTTTGTCCTTAGTGGTTATTGGTTGCTTCATTGGCCTATGCAACAAATCCATATTCCTTATAGCCCCTCCAACCCATTGAGTTCATGTGAtttgtttataaaaatttgGAAGGTTAGGGTATAAGACCCTTAACCCGTATTTatcgtcggaatagggttacggtgCATTACcatataaacataacataaaaacatacatcAGATACTTATCATTCCTTATTCGAGCCTTCAaggccttaaaaacactttagaaacaattcgagactaaaacggaaacatttggaacatttaaGAAAGAGTTGGAAAAATTGAACTagaggggtcacacggctgtgtgactcatacggttgagacacacgcccgtgtctcaggctgtgtaacaatcaaaatagagacacacggtcatgtctaTGCCCATGTCCGTGCCCATGTAACTTTCaaagttgggtcacacgacgaagccacacgctcgtgtgccatgctgtgtgtaactctcgaaatggcctcacatgccCGTATGCCAGGCCGTACGCTAGGCTATGTAACAACCTGACTTGAAAAccttaaaacctacaggggataCACGGTCATGTTCCATAGCCGtctgtcacacacgactgagttacatgcccatgtctcaggccgtgtggacatgaaattggccagGTTCCAGTCATTTCCATCACCATTACAAGCATTTATCTACAAGCAATTTGCAACCATGACCAAGAcatcaaaaacataccaaaatatgcatgaaatgaccaattcaaaaggCTAAtcccattcaaccaatatgctaTACAAGGCATATCATTACATTCATTCATATTTTACCTAAACATGTATACATACCACATTTCAATCATGCACATCAAGCCCAATACCTTTCCAAAAAATAACCTATCTTcataattttgaaacttttccATCACATACCATATTAGCCATTAAAACATGCATCAAAACTTAGCCATATTAACACATACCAACAAGGCACCAAAAATAACAAAGGCATATTAATCTAAGacaacatatacatgccaaacttatcaattaaaatccaaacacaagtccacctatacatgccattataacctcgGCCAAAACATCAGAAACTACTGATATaatcgctggatagtgtgatagatctctaacgagcttccaaatcgatcgagcttctgattatctataaaatataggaaagaaaaatacgtaagcacataatgcttagtaagttcgtataaactttaagcatCATATTCCATTTTAATGATgaactttatagaataaatataaacctataccaatgccacaagatttataaaacaatataaccATCAACATCACTTATATGTTTTATTCCTAACATAACACGATTTTATAAGATACATTACacaatcattaaccttttcataagacTATAAACCACTTCATTTACATActtaccattccatttacttactttccattctaTTTGCTTAGCAtaagcttaaataacataatcaaTTCATGAATTAGTGTATTTATTCATGACATAGGTAAATTAATCCATAGAATaagtaaatttctcacatataagcacatcatttaactcatcaatccttttatatcatcatattacatcttaattatgaacttaccatttcattaccttttcttacCTGTTTCATTTACATAGTACAAGAAATAAGCAGAAACATCAACCATAACCacaagcttgacacaagcctaaacatcatcatcagtatacaagttagtgcatttttACATAACTCTTTTAAGatcaaccacatgataaaccatttcataagaaaatgcATCTTTTGATTCTTACCaccttttcatgaacatgagcatattttcatttgaacacttaccattttaatGTATATCATCAAgattaagcatgatataatcAAGCCATAAGTTTGgtacaagcctaagcaccatccACAATACATGTTAATGCGTTAgcacataattcacttgaattaacataaggtaAGCTAGGTGTACATgaacatactacttttgaattcattcttttcataaacatagatatactttcattgaacatttccattttaacccttttcatagattcatgacatagttcatttgaacacttaccgttcctttccttttcatgctcgttgaaccattCAAAATTACATCGGATACACGGGAAAGCTCAtacgaagtgtgctaaacatataatcataacttttccttttcctttacatcattgctcacacgagctgtgaaataggcctgctcacacaagttgtagagtatccgcaacaaatgcaggacctcaaccatcggtaggacagTCAAGACCAGCGCCcaaaacatggaaaccctaatgacatgtcatttgtattctacgaattcctaaggttcaaatggggctgGATAACCGTCTTGATATCGTTggattttcatcatttaattacatggaaaataacacattatcatataaatcattataacattaaaatgttatttgatCATACGAACTTACCCGACTAAATTGCAGCAATGACTAAGTACAATaactatttggtaattttcttttctccttgagtttccactcgttcttgatctaaattaaaaatttcattcaattcattaattcagatagcaaaaccaattcattttatgcaatttagtcattttaacattttttacaaaaatgcccccaacattttacttttattcaatttagtctctgagcttaaaacatgcaaattaaccatttttactcAAACTTAAGCTTAGCAGAATTTATTGGAACATTATTATAGCccatattttttgttattacaaattaaatccttgtatttttactatttcaacaatttaatccctaatcgttaaattcatcaaaatcacttaacaaaatacttataaataataaataatacttcaaattcatcatttaacatataaaatcacaaagattcatcaatgaaaacattcacaatctttaacagtttcacaaacgaaggtacgggctagctggacctaattgtaataatctcaaaaacataaaaattatttgaaacgGGTGAAAAATAGCTTACCATGAAAGGATATAACCATGGCTGAACCTTGAAACATTTTCCATGGAGGTTCGAtgatgaagaaaacaaaatggagaagaaaaccattatgttttcttatttttaaccttttattctttattttaataataaaataacatagaaaacatataaaattaaaagaaattaaaaattaaaccgtACACCATCTTAAGAATgattaatttatccattaaggTCATCCAATTAtgtttctttaatcaattaacacctttaaactaatagcaattgactttttcaactattatgattttgtcctttttgcttaattaactacctaaacattaaaatttcttaacgaaactttaatacaaccttaataacactccgttataaatatttacagctcggtttatagaaacaaggtcccgataccttattttctaaaaccacttgactttagggtcatgccacttgaacctaattattcttccatttgaccaaaaatcaatcaatcaaaatttatcattacaccatatattatttgtaaatattatttaatatttacaaaatcacACATCAGATTTGTGAccctaaaaccactattccgacaccactgaaaatctaGCAGTTACATCAAGTCCCTCCTAAAGTTCACATAACGGTGTGGAGATTCCTTTGCAATTATGCACCCACATTACACAACATTTACAATCGATACATCTCTACCAAACAATTCTACCCTAAATGCCTAAATATACTCGAGACGTCTATTCACGTGCTTAGGGATTACCCTTTTGCCATTGCAATTTGGAATCGATTGCTCGTATCTTAGGCTGGTACCTACAATGATTTGAATCTTGTGAGTtggtttcattttctttgtcaaGCACATACTGGGGACAAGTTAACACTTACCCTTACCATGATTTGGGCACTATGGTGGTCGCGCAACAGGTATTATCACGAGAGCTTTTTTTGGATGTCTCTTGAGTTGGTCTCCTTTATTTGATCCTACATGGGTGGCCTATCAGTGCTGGCCATGCCAAGAGCAATTTTGGGGTTTTTGCGTATTACACGCTGGCATCCTCTAACCACGCTTCTGGTTAAGGCCAACTTCGATGCTGCATATAGATGGAGGTCACATTCTTCTTGCTCGGGGGTGGTGGTACGAGATGTCCAGGGCCAAGTGCTTGGTGCTTGTACTAGGATCCATGGCCAGGTCTCGTTGGCTTTTAGTGTGGAAGCGTTGGCTGTCTTTTTAGTGTTGGAATTCACTTGGGACCTTGGTCTATCTCGGGTTGTGTTCGAAGGGGACTCTCTACATGTGATTCGCAAACTCAATAGCACACAAGTTGGCGGATCAGAGATCCGGGCACTGATTAAAGAAGGGAGGTTGTGATTAATTACCTTTTTTACATTGGCTGTAGTCTGCCATTGCTTCAAAGAGCAAAACCGGGTTGCTCACCAACTCGTGGAACTAGGATTTCACTGGACATTGGACTTTTTTAGGGTCGAGGAGGTTTTGTTTCAGGTAGAAAGCACAATGGCTGCAGACGAGGGGTCGAATGCTCATCTGCCTTAATTTCACTGCATGCCTTAGGTTGGAATTATTGCATCTCTCTATTTGTCCTTGTTGTGTCTTCTTTTCTATCCATTGTCGTGCTTGCAAGGTTATCAGATTTGGCTTTGGGATTTTCGGCTTCCATTAGCTGCTTATGGGGCAGGCTtttgggtttctttttcttttgtcttttgtttttctttggtGTTTTTCTGATTCTATTGGGACCTAATCCAATTTGTTGCTTTTGTCTTTGGACTTGGACCTCTCCTATACGGGTTtgtttttctctatttctttatggaagccattttcaaaaaaaaaaaacccaacaaataaaagggaaatggttaaaagaaaaaaaaaacattctagtCTCACGTGTAGAAAAGAAAGGGGAAATATTGCATCTTAAGTCCCTGTACTCTATGTATTGTTGTACTTCAGCCCTTAGATGCCTTTTTgggtaaattttctttttagtccCTACTATTTTCAACgtcttttatttcaattttattttcttctgttTTGTATTTTTCACCCATTTATATGCCATATTTTTATTGCATATTTTTCtcatataaaatgaaaatgaaaaagaattaaagaattcaaatatatatgggcATCTAAATATATTGTAGTTATGaagttatttattttgcatatcaaatttactaattacttgcagattttattattaattatgaatttaaattttccaAGGCAACAATTTAagattataataattttggtgGTAATCGGTGTATTTTCGCTAGGATCGtcaataattatttattgtataaaatattattttataaataaaagtgacttTTCTATGTATCTTGAAAATTATTGTCGGGTTTTCAtcgaaattttgattttgaaaatgtaatcattttattcacaataaaactatttatttaagaatttaaaaatatatcttcttttatTCACAAGTAGCTGGCATTGTAGTGTTTAATGGtgacaaaatattaaaaataaaatttatagtgataaaattttattgtcaCAATTAGAATTGTGTGGCACATTGTATAACACCCATGTGGTGTATTCGGCTATGCCTTCATGGCAAAAATATGGTTAATCGCCTTTCTGGCGAGATCTGAGTAAGATCTGAGATTTCTTCGCTAACTAACTCAACGATAAAGATCTGATAAGTCTGAAGATAACTATGTTTGGTTAGCCTTGTGATGAGATTGAATGTGGTTTGAGGGACGTTTCTTGAAAATAGTTTGCAATAGTATTTCTAAAAGAGGGAATCCACTTTAATAATTTGTTAGCATATAGAACTTGGTGTAATCGTAGATATGGATGGTCTATGTGATCGTCAGATCTGATTTTTTCTACGCTACGTAAGGAAGTGATCTAAATTATTTGGTATCTGTCAAATCAATAGTTTTCATGTTACGTATAGAGGCCATCTAGAGTCTAAGCTGTTTGTCAAGTTGGGCGTTATCGTGATATGTGTCATAGTCATATGGAATTCTTAAAATGATTTAGAACATTTCATTATCGATATAAGTTATGATTTGGGGTTGATTTAAGATATGATTTGATTGGTATTTTGATAGTTATTAAAATCAGTATGAGAATCCACCAAAGGAAAGATTAGTATGGAGTCCATCTTAAAATATTAGTTAGTTTATTTATCCATCAAGAATAGTATCTGTGAGTACTCATCCTGGGGGAAAAGTATTCAATTCCTGTTTGAAGAAGATTCTGTCAAAGATAGGTTCTATATGGATATTCTTCGAAGaagtacatttttttttctgagaAGGAAATGAGATCTGTATTGATTGGTGAAGTATGGAATCAGTTCAAGGGGTGACTTGTGAATAGATTGGTCAAGCATGGAAGTTTATGAATATGCATCCGCTGTTATAGGAAAGTATCCACCAAAG
The window above is part of the Gossypium raimondii isolate GPD5lz chromosome 9, ASM2569854v1, whole genome shotgun sequence genome. Proteins encoded here:
- the LOC105797616 gene encoding uncharacterized protein LOC105797616; this translates as MGGLSVLAMPRAILGFLRITRWHPLTTLLVKANFDAAYRWRSHSSCSGVVVRDVQGQVLGACTRIHGQVSLAFSVEALAVFLVLEFTWDLGLSRVVFEGDSLHVIRKLNSTQVGGSEIRALIKEGRVEEVLFQVESTMAADEGSNAHLP